A window of Kocuria sp. TGY1127_2 genomic DNA:
CCATCTTGACGGCGCAGAGACCTTAGCCCAATGTCCAGCAGGTGTATTGCCTGACTTCGCCACAAAGGTCCCCTTCGCCGTGCTACCGTGACATCGCCAGTGATACAGGTAATCTGAGAACACCCCTCCACCGCTTACTCCGTGATCCCAATAGCCTCCGCGGACATGATCGGTGGCCTGGGCGGCAGCCACTGCACCGAAGGCGAGCACGGTGTCCGTTGCGACAGAAATAATCTTCCTCTTCATGATGTCCCCTTGAAGACAAAAGATTAGAATACAAATGGCTTAACTCACGTCCGTGCGAACGCATCAACGGTAGTAAGCGCACACTCATGAAACGTCGAGTTAAATTTTCAAAGAGCTTTAATGTGCCTTACTATATTTCACTCACCCTGAATCATTATTTCGACTTTGATTAGTACAAATATGCCTGCCCGGCTTTGAGCAAGCGCCCAATCGCCCGCAGGGGTTAGCCGCCAAGCCACAACTAACCACGGATACGCCCCCGCAACCCCATCACTCTCCCCGAATCCACCCCCCCCCCCGACCAACCCCCGAAGCGGCGATTTTGAACAGATTCCGCATCCAGACGCCACACCAAACTGCCACTTCGACCATTCGCCACCGCCACCGTCCGCATCGACGCGGCATAAAACCCCACCGCACACCCCCTTGACTTCACGCCCGTGATCCAGTTCACTGTTCAGAAATGGAAACTAAGTTTCACTATGCGAAACGTAGGAGGCGACCATGAGACTCGCGGAGTTCAATGAGATCGACCCCGTCACCGCGCGAGCGACCATCGCTCCAGCCCTCGACATCCCCCGGTGGGTCGAGGAGGTCGCGGCGGGCCGCCCGTATGGCTCGGTGACCGAGGCCATCGACGTCGCCCGCGACGCCGCCCACCCGTTCACCGACGCCGAGATCGATCGCGCCCTCTCCCATCACCCGCAAATCGGTGAGCGGGACGAAACGGAATCTGAGGAGGCCAAGCACTCCCGGTCGGAACAGGCCGGGCTCG
This region includes:
- a CDS encoding lactococcin 972 family bacteriocin encodes the protein MKRKIISVATDTVLAFGAVAAAQATDHVRGGYWDHGVSGGGVFSDYLYHWRCHGSTAKGTFVAKSGNTPAGHWAKVSAPSRWYAIDKAYWNYC
- the uraD gene encoding 2-oxo-4-hydroxy-4-carboxy-5-ureidoimidazoline decarboxylase, with amino-acid sequence MRLAEFNEIDPVTARATIAPALDIPRWVEEVAAGRPYGSVTEAIDVARDAAHPFTDAEIDRALSHHPQIGERDETESEEAKHSRSEQAGLGEASASTIEALAAGNRVYEDRFGHVFLIRAAGRSHEEILSELHRRLNNSPKAERTEVAEQLRDIAALRIEGILS